From the genome of Vulpes lagopus strain Blue_001 chromosome 2, ASM1834538v1, whole genome shotgun sequence, one region includes:
- the LYPD3 gene encoding ly6/PLAUR domain-containing protein 3 codes for MAPARKAGAQAVIWTPGWQLLLLLLPLLLGGTQALECYSCVQRADDGCSPQKTKIVKCAPGVDVCTESVGAVETIHGQFSVAVRGCGSGLPGKNDRGLDLHGILAFIQLQQCSQDRCNAKLNLTSRALNPAGNESAYQPNGAECYSCVGLSRQACHGTAPPVVSCYNASDHVYKGCFDGNVTLTAANVTVSLPVRGCVQDEFCTRDVVTGPGFTLSGSCCQGSRCNSDLHNKTFFSPRIPPLVLLPAPKPTTLAPTTSVTTSTPAPTTRVSTTKATSAPTSQTSPQEVHPETSGKEESSFAGGATGHQDRRNMAGFPTKDVAHGKASAAPFTGLTAFLLAVAACTLL; via the exons ATGGCCCCTGCCAGGAAAGCAGGCGCCCAGGCAGTGATCTGGACTCCAGGctggcagctgctgctgctgctgctgccgctccTTCTTGGAG GAACGCAGGCCCTGGAATGCTACAGCTGCGTGCAGAGAGCAGATGACGGATGCTCTCCGCAAAAGACCAAGATCGTGAAGTGCGCGCCAGGCGTGGACGTCTGCACAGAGTCCGTGGGGGCGGTGGAGACCA TCCACGGGCAGTTCTCGGTGGCAGTGCGGGGCTGCGGCTCGGGTCTCCCGGGCAAGAATGACCGCGGCCTGGACCTTCACGGAATTCTGGCCTTCATCCAGCTGCAGCAATGCTCCCAGGACCGCTGCAACGCCAAACTCAACCTCACGTCGCGAGCGCTCAACCCCGCAG GCAATGAGAGTGCGTACCAGCCCAACGGTGCCGAGTGCTACAGCTGCGTGGGGCTGAGCCGCCAGGCGTGCCACGGCACCGCGCCGCCCGTCGTGAGCTGCTACAACGCCAGCGACCACGTCTACAAGGGCTGCTTCGACGGTAACGTCACCCTGACTGCAG CGAATGTGACTGTATCCTTGCCCGTGCGGGGCTGTGTCCAGGACGAGTTCTGCACCCGGGATGTGGTGACAGGCCCAGGGTTCACACTCAGTGGCTCCTGCTGCCAGGGGTCCCGCTGTAACTCGGACCTCCACAACAAGACCTTTTTCTCCCCGCGAATCCCACCCCTTGTCCTGCTGCCCGCCCCTAAGCCCACCACTCTGGCCCCAACCACCTCTGTCACCACTTCCACCCCAGCCCCAACCACGCGTGTCTCTACCACCAAAGCCACCTCAGCCCCAACCAGCCAGACTTCTCCCCAGGAAGTACATCCTGAGACCTCCGGGAAAGAGGAATCTAGCTTTGCTGGAGGTGCCACTGGCCACCAGGACCGTAGAAATATGGCAGGGTTCCCTACCAAAGATGTGGCCCATGGTAAAGCCTCTGCAGCTCCCTTCACTGGGTTGACAGCCTTTCTGTTGGCTGTGGCTGCTTGCACCTTATTATGA